A single Botrytis cinerea B05.10 chromosome 1, complete sequence DNA region contains:
- the Bccox10 gene encoding Bccox10, whose amino-acid sequence MIVRSPIFAGALRQNGLGNVCLSCSLRTELRGIRRAERNFSNTNGRKTTIVQRLGTGYFFANRDIFGNIGRGGMSTAVDSLSRKDVDGAKESIEKRSTIPATAQLENLPPHRRRRHKQSLEQEGDKEFLPENASTIHADRASALPQSSIKRLLSILLSLTKPRLSMLVVLTACSAYTLYPVPSLLSSTLLETPSLSTLTLLFLTTGTALCAASANTLNMLYEPKFDAQMSRTRNRPLVRKLISPGGALLFAIASGVVGVGGLYYGVNPTTAFLGALNIGLYAGVYTPLKRVTVFNTWVGAIVGGIPPLMGWTAAAGQTSSHLSSSSTPEWQDLLLGPDSAGGWLLAGLLFAWQLSHFMPLSWSIREEYKGAGYRMLCWVNPAMNGRVALRYSIACIPLCIGLCYANVTEWTFAAASMPVNAWLVREAYRFWKYEGQKGSAKKLFWASVWHLPVVLVLAMVEKKGLWSRILSVIFGQRTEDDEEWEYVDEDEHEEISVQKSPVSVAVSANSTR is encoded by the coding sequence ATGATTGTCCGGTCTCCTATATTTGCTGGTGCTCTACGGCAAAATGGACTGGGAAATGTGTGCCTTTCATGTTCCCTGCGAACGGAATTGAGGGGCATTCGAAGAGCTGAGAGGAATTTCTCGAATACAAATGGTAGGAAAACAACAATAGTGCAAAGATTGGGGACTGGATATTTCTTTGCAAATAGAGACATCTTCGGGAATATAGGAAGGGGTGGCATGAGTACTGCTGTGGATTCACTCAGTAGGAAAGATGTAGACGGGGCAAAAGAAAGCATTGAGAAGAGATCTACGATACCGGCTACTGCACAATTAGAAAACCTGCCACCGCATCGACGAAGGCGGCATAAGCAATCACTTGAACAAGAAGGCGATAAAGAATTCCTTCCTGAGAATGCCTCCACGATCCATGCCGACCGCGCGAGTGCACTCCCGCAATCCTCCATAAAACGACTATTATCCATCCTCTTATCGCTCACCAAACCCCGCCTTTCTATGCTCGTCGTTCTTACCGCATGCTCAGCCTATACATTATACCCAGTACCTTCACTCTTATCCTCGACTCTTCTTGAAACACCCAGTTTGAGTACCCTtacccttctcttcctcacgACCGGTACGGCCCTGTGCGCCGCTTCCGCAAATACCCTGAATATGCTTTACGAACCTAAATTCGACGCGCAAATGTCACGAACACGAAATAGACCTCTTGTTCGTAAACTCATCTCGCCGGGTGGGGCTTTACTTTTCGCAATCGCGAGTGGAGTTGTTGGGGTAGGAGGTTTATATTATGGGGTTAATCCCACCACTGCATTTTTGGGTGCTTTGAATATTGGGCTATATGCTGGTGTTTATACGCCATTGAAAAGAGTTACAGTGTTTAATACCTGGGTCGGTGCAATAGTTGGAGGTATTCCTCCATTGATGGGGTGGACTGCTGCAGCTGGACAAACATCCTcgcatctttcttcttcgtcgaCACCTGAATGGCAGGATCTACTCCTTGGACCAGATAGTGCAGGAGGTTGGCTGTTAGCAGGATTGCTATTTGCATGGCAACTTTCGCATTTCATGCCTTTATCCTGGTCTATTCGTGAAGAATATAAAGGTGCCGGATACAGAATGTTATGTTGGGTAAATCCTGCCATGAATGGTCGCGTGGCTCTGAGATATAGTATCGCATGCATACCCCTATGCATCGGTCTTTGCTATGCGAATGTAACTGAATGGACATTCGCAGCAGCTAGCATGCCTGTAAATGCATGGTTGGTGCGAGAGGCCTACAGGTTTTGGAAATACGAGGGCCAAAAAGGAAGCGCGAAAAAGCTTTTCTGGGCAAGTGTTTGGCATTTACCAGTCGTACTTGTTTTGGCAAtggtggagaagaagggCTTGTGGAGTAGAATTTTATCAGTGATTTTTGGACAGAGAACAGAGGATGACGAGGAGTGGGAATACGTGGACGAGGATGAGCATGAGGAAATATCTGTGCAGAAATCACCTGTTTCAGTAGCCGTCTCGGCAAACTCAACTAGATAA